The genomic window GTACGCGAGATCTTAAAAATCGCTCAAGAGCCTGTTTCATTAGAAACGCCGATCGGTGAAGAGGACGACTCACACTTAGGCGATTTTATCGAGGACCAAGAAGCAACTAGTCCTGCGGAACATGCGGCATATGAATTGTTAAAAGAGCAATTAGAAGATGTTTTAGATACTTTGACTGACCGTGAAGAGAATGTCTTACGTTTGCGTTTTGGCTTAGATGACGGCCGTACACGTACCTTGGAAGAAGTGGGTAAAGTCTTTGGGGTAACTCGTGAACGTATCCGACAAATCGAAGCAAAAGCGTTGAGAAAACTTCGCCATCCATCTCGTTCAAAACAATTAAAAGATTTCTTGGAATAAGCAAGAAATGATTTTTTAGCAAAAAGGCAAACTATTTTGCTTGAATGATCGTAAACCCTCAAAGTAGGAGATCTCTCCGGCTGTTGAGGGTTTGTTTTTTATCGAACGATTCAAATGACTTTCAACAAACGTTCGTTTAAACAGGTTAGTTTATTACATCGGTTATTTATTTTTCGTTGAATAACTTATTTGTTTTTTTATAAAATCCTCATGATATCCTATTGGCGTGTGGGTAAGATTATGGTAGATTTAATGGTAGCGAAAACCTAGTAAAGGAGCCGATCGCTAAGTGATTAAGAAATGTCCAAAATGTGGATCAGAAGAAATCAAAGATCAAACGAAATGTCCAAAATGTGACTTTGAACCACAACAAGATGAACTGACACAATTACCTGAATCAGATGATAATCAATCGTCAGATGAAACATCTGAGGAAGTTTATCCAGACAGTATCGTAAATGATCCAATCGAATGGTCAGAACTAAAAGATCTGCCATTGGAGTCTGTCATGGAATTATTTGACTCAACTGACACGAGCAATGAATCTAAGGATGAACCAACAGATAAAAAAGAAACCACCCATCTTGACGAAAAAAAGGCGGATGCAGACAGCGTTGCTACATCTGAGCAAATCGAAAAAGCCCAACAGAAAAAACGGGTGGCTGAACTAAAAGAGGCAGTGAATAGTGAAGAAGAAAATTCCATTTTAGCTGCTTATATCAAAGCACACCGAGAAGATACAACAGAAGAACATGCCAAAGAGCTGCTTCGAATGATCGAAACAGCGGCGGCAACGGGTGAGGATTCAGTCGATATTCGTTTGTCGGAAGACACAAGCGACCAAGTTGTTCCTGAAAAATCTCAAGCGGATGCAACAAAAGAGTTACCAGTAGAAGAAACAACTGAAGAAGAAACAATCATTGAAGATAAAGCGGTCGAAGATTCTTCAACAAGTACAGTAGAAAAAGTAGACGTAACGACAAACATAGAAGAAAATGATCCAGTTTCTACGGAAGAACCGACAGAAGAGGAAATTTCTAAGGTTGAAAGTACAGAAGCTGAGTTAACCGATGCGCCGCAAACGATAGAATCTCCTGAAACAACTGAGGCGGTGGAAACACCCGCTGAACAGCCAATAGTGGAGAAACAAGAAGCAAGTAGTGCATCGATCAAAAACGAAGAATCACCAAATGATCGAGGACCAAAGAAATCTAAAAAAGGTCTATATCTGACAAGTGCGGCAGTACTTTTGCTTGGTGCAGGTGGTTGGTTCTATTATGATCATCAGCAAAAAGTCCAAGCAGAAATCGCGGCAGAAACACAACGAAAACAAGATAAAATAGCTGATTTACAATCAGACTTATCTGCCTTTTATCTAGATGATGATGAACAGTTTATTCGTACAAGTATGATCAATCAAGACTTGTCAAAATTAAGAGCTTCATTGAATGAAGTCAAAGACGAAAAAGGCTATGAAGAGCTGGAAAATAACTTTGAAGACATCCAATCAAAGATCAAACAGATCCAAACTGTCAACGAATGGTTTACGACACCTGTGATCGAAGATGACCAATTGATTGCAGAACCAAAACTAAAAGCTGATCAAGCAGTCCAAACAATCGATACAGAAGATACAGCTTTTGGACAATTGATCGACAAAGCAGTCGCTGAAGCAACAGACCAATACCAACAACTACAAACAGCTAAAGAAAAGACTGCGGTTGTTTATGCAGATGGAAAAGTCAAAGATTCAGCGACGAAAGAGCAGTACGATTCTGCAAAAGCCGAAGTTGCGAAAGTGAAAAATGCAGAGTTAGTCAAAGAACTTGTGACTCAACTAGATAAAGTCAATGAAACATTAACGAAAAAAGAAGAAGCGAAAAAGGCTGAAGAAGCGAAGAAAGCAGAAGAAGCCAGAAAAGCAGAAGAAGCAAAACAAGCGCAAGCACAAGCTGAAGCACAAGAACAAGCCGACGCAGCTGCCCAACAGCAAACGGAGTCAACACAAACGACTCCAGCGACAAACGCAGCAAACCGACCAATCATGGAAACAAGGGCTAGTGACGTGGCAGATGCTTCAAATCCGGCTTGGAATTGGGCGCCTGGAGTCAAAGAACAAGTGATCGCAACTAGCATTGCCCGAGGATATATCGTTGAAGGTGGCTATAGATTAGAGAAAGCTCGCATCGAAAACGGCGAAGGCTACTATAACCTTTATGCGACTTCTACTAAATCATCCTTGATGAATGGCATCGGCGAGAGTGCGTTACCATTTTATATCGTTACGATAAATTGTAAAACTGGCTGGTTTGGCGGCAACGGGAGTAATTAGATCAGTGGTCTGATAGCCTCCAAAACGCATGAATGCTTCTGTTACAACATTAAAAATAGGCCGTAGAATCCAAAATATGAGGATATTTCGGATTTTACGGCTTATTCTGACTGAACATTGTCAACGCAACCTTTTATGGAGAATCTCTATCCATTAAGAAGCCGTTATGTTATGATAGCAAAGAAATGTTGGAATACAGAGGCCTTTTAGAAAAGGAGAAGAAAATGAACGAATTATTAGCAAACGTATTTACCGCAATGGTAATTGACGAAAATGAAAAAAACTATTTTGTCCAAAAAAACGGACAAACTTTCCGATTGAGTAAAGAGGAAGGGGAGCATACGATCGGCGAAGCAGTCGAAGGGTTTGGTTATCAAAACCAAAAACAAGAAAATCGTTTTACAACGGTGATTCCTAAAAGTCGTATCGGACATTATGCCTTTGGAACTGTCACTTCTTCAAGAAAAGATTTAGGTGTCTTTGTTGATATTGGTCTACCAGACAAAGATTTTGTTGTTTCTTTAGACGAATTGCCAACAATGACTGAATTGTGGCCGAAAAAAGGCGATCAATTGATGATTGCTTTACGAGTAGATGCAAAAGACCGCATTTGGGGAAGTCTTGCAGAAGAGAGAATCTTCAAATCACTAAGTAAGCATGGATCGGAAGAACTAAAAAACAAAAATATTTCAGGTACGGCTTATCGTTTAAAACTGACTGGTACGTATTTATTGACGGATGATTTTTATATTGGGTTCATTCATCCTTCCGAACGTTTCCGTGAACCACGTTTAGGTGAGAAACTAGAAGGACGTGTCGTTGGTGCTAGACCGGATGGCGTGTTGAATATTTCGTTGAAACCACGTGCACACGAAACGATCTCTGATGATGCACAAATGATCTTGACGATCTTAGAACGTTCAGCAGATCAACAAATTGCCTTTACGGACAAATCAGACCCAGAAGAAATTCTACGTGCGTTTGGTATTAGTAAAGGTGCGTTTAAGCGAGCTTTAGGTAATTTGTTGAAACAAGGATTGATCAAACAAGAAGATGGTGTGACAAAATTAGCAAAAAAATCTAATTGAGAATGACTTGCATGTTTTTCTCGTCTAGCTTATAATAATTTTAATCTAGAACGGTTGAATGGATATCTTAATTATAATCATTATAAATTGTCGGGGTTGAGAAAATGGGCATGAATACAATGTCAGTAATGAAAAAAACAAAGCAACAGCTACATGAATCAGGGTTTAAACTGACCCCACAACGAGAAGCAACTTTGCTTGTCCTCTTAGAGAATGAAAAAGAACATTTGTCAGCAGAAGAAGTTTTCTTTTTAGTTAAAAAGAAAAACTCAGAGATCGGCTTGGCTACGGTTTATCGAACGTTAGAGATTTTGACAGATCTAAAGATCATCGATAAAGTCAGCTTCAATGATGGCGTGGCACGTTATGATCTGCGAAAAGAAGGGGCGAAGCATTTTCATCATCATCTACTATGCTTAGAATGTGGAACGATCGAGGAAGTGGAAGAAGACTTGCTGAGTGAAGTGGAACAAGTCATCGAGCAACGCTATCACTTTTTTGTCAAAGATCATCGTTTGACCTTTCATGGCATTTGCCAAGAATGCTATAATAAGAAAAAAGAAAGAAAGACCGTCTGAATTGATAGACGGCTTTTTCTTTGAAGTGTCTACCAAAAAATAGACTACCGAAACCAAAGGCTATCTGATATGATAAAGAAGCATGAGGTGAGAATGATGGAAGAAGAAATCAATGAATATCTTCGCTATTTAAGTATCGAACGTGGGTTATCGTTCAATACTCGAAAAAGTTACGAACGAGATTTGAATCAATACTTACGCTATTTGAAAGAACACGATATAACGTCTTGGCAAAAGATTGATCGGTTTATCGTCATTCAGTATTTAGAAACGTTGCATGAAGAAAATAAAGCTTCTGCAACGATTACACGTATGATCACAAGTTTAAGAAAATTCCATCAATTTTTGCGACAAGAACGATATACAGAACAAGATCCAATGCAACACATCGAGACACCAAAGAAAGCACAAAAATTACCAAATACGTTATCTCTAAAAGAAGTCGAGCGCTTGATTGAAACCCCTGATATAACAAAAAGTTTAGGGATCAGAGATCGCGCGATTTTAGAAGTTATGTATGCGACTGGGATGCGTGTCAGTGAACTAGTCGGGCTGAAGTTAGGTGACTTACATTTATCTTTAGGACTTGTACAGACTTTAGGAAAAGGAGATAAAGAACGGATCATTCCATTAGGTGATTATGCGATCCAATGGTTAGAACGTTATTTAGATGAAGTCCGACCTTTGTTGGTCAAAAACCCATCCGAAATGCATGTCTTTTTGAATCATCACGGCTCGGGCCTCTCGCGACAAGGAATATGGAAAAATTTAAAACAACTCGTTCGAGAAGCGGGGATTTTCAAAGAAGTTACGCCCCATACGTTAAGACATAGTTTTGCGACCCATTTATTAGAGAACGGGGCAGATTTGCGTACAGTTCAGGAACTTTTAGGCCATGCAGATATTTCAACGACACAAATCTATACACATATCACGAAAAAAAGAATGACAGATGTCTACAAGCAGCATTTCCCAAGGGCATAGTTATAGGATGGTGAGAAAATGTTAACACATTATCGTAAAGAAAACCGTAAAATCGCGATGGGACTATTAAGCTTTCATAAGAAGTTGAATGCAGAATCAAGTTTACTAAAAGAGATCGATACGTATGAATCTGCTGAAGATCATGAACTTTTTTTCTATACACCTGAAGATTCCACAAATATCCAAGGAATCATTGGCGTGCAATGGAACGAAAAAGACCAGATGACGATTCATGATATTTCACTGAATCCTTCCTATCGTGGCGAAAATATTGGTTTTCAAATGTTGAATGAATTGCAAGAAAAATACCCAGATGTACTGATCCACCCAACCGATATCACGGAAGCTTATTTAAGCAGATGGATCAATGAAGGAAAGAGTGAATGATGTGACAGAAATCAATATCAAGTTAGATGTCTTTGAAGGTCCATTAGATCTACTCCTTCATTTGATCCAAGATATGTCGATCGATATTTACGATATCCCGATCGCTACGATCACGGAGCAATATATGAACTATATCCATACGATGAAAACACTTGAGTTAGCTGTCGCAGGAGAATATCTTGTAATGGCAGCGACGCTGATGGCGATCAAAAGTAAAACCTTATTGCCAATCCAAGAAGCGTTTAATGACGAAGAAGAATTTTGGGAAGAAGATCCTCGTGAGGAATTAGTCAATCAGCTGTTAGAATACCGTAAATTCAAGTATGCAGCAGAGAAACTCACAGAAAAAGCAGAAGAACGTAGTCTGTATTTCACCAAAGAACCTTCTGCCATCGATGAATTATTAGGGCAAGAAAAACCATTGAAACGCGGACAAGTGAAAAAAATCGATTTATTTCAGGCGATGCAAAAGATTTTAGAACGAAAGAAATTTGCCCAAAAAGAAGAGAAGACGATTGCGCCCGATGATGCGACGATCGAAGAACGAATGACATTCATCCAACAACGGATCATTTCTTTGAAGAGTGGTTGTTCGTTTGAATCGTTTTTTGAAACACCTTCGCGAAATGAAGTCGTTACGACATTTTTGGCCATTCTAGAGTTGATGAAAAACGGACAGATCGTGGCACAGCAAGAAAAAAATTACGAATCAATCATGCTTTATCCAGCAGTAGGAGATACACAACATGACGAAATTAAGTGAACTTGAAGCAATCCTCTTTATAGTAGGAGAAGAAGGAACCACAATCGAAGAATTAAGTGCCTTGTTGGGCCATACACGAGAAGAAACTGCTGCTTTAGTGGCGGAATTAGCAGCTAGTTATGAAGCAAATGACAATACGGCGTTGCATCTTTTTGAAACAGAAAAACAAATCGTGTTAACGACAAAAAAAGAGTTGGCGCCGATCGTCAAAAGATATGCGCAAGGGACATCGAATACTTTATCCCAGGCAGCTGTTGAAACATTAGCAATCATCGCTTATAAACAGCCGATCACGCGAAGCGAGGTCGAGCTGATTCGTGGCGTTCAAGTTTCTGGAGCAATCCAACGCTTGACGGCGCACCAATTGATCGAAGAAAAAGGTCGGGTCGATGGACCTGGTCGACCGATTTTATACGGGACAACGAATCATTTTTTAGATTATTTTGGGCTAAGATCATTAACCGATCTACCTGATATTCAAGATATCGAACGTTCACTGGAAGAAGACGCACCTCTTGATTTATTTTTCGATGGCGTGCATGAAGGAGAAAATGAATGATGGAAAGATTACAAAAAGTAATTGCTCATGCGGGAATCACCTCTCGCCGTAAAGCTGAAGAATATATTTTAGCTGGTCGAGTGAAAGTAAATGGTCAAGTCGTAAAAGAGCTTGGTGTGAAAGTAGGCAAACACGATACAGTGGAAGTAGACCAAGTGCCGATCTATCAAGAAGAATATGGTTATTATTTACTTTATAAACCAAAAGGCGTCATTTCTGCTGTAGCAGACGACAAAGGCCGTAAAGTAGTGACTGATCTTTTACCAATGGTCAAGGAACGCATCTACCCAGTTGGACGACTAGATTATGATACTTCGGGCATTCTTTTACTAACGAATGATGGCGATTTTGCACAACGATTGACCCATCCAAAACATGAAGTCGATAAAGTATATGTTGCCAAAGTCAAAGGGATCGCCACTAAATCAGCGTTGAATCCTTTGACAAAAGGGATCAAGATCGAAGGCAAGAAAACTGCACCTGCAAAGTATGCCATTTTATCTGTTGATCCGCATACCAATCATAGCATCGTAGAATTAACGATCCACGAAGGACGGAACCACCAAGTAAAAAATATGCTGCAAGCCGTTGGTTTACCTGTCCAAAAATTAAAACGTGAAAAATACGGTGAATTGACTTTACAAGGCTTGCGTCCTGGTGAGTATCGTGAGCTGAATAAAAAAGAAATCAGTCAGCTATTGAATCAATCAAAGTAACAACTTACTTTTTGTAAGACTAAATCCCTTGCTTTTTTGGGATGAACTAAGTATAATAAAAAAGTAAACAAAAATTAGATATGGTTCGTCTTCAGGGGCAGGGTGAAATTCCCGACCGGTGGTTATAGTCCACGACCTACTTTTGCGAGTAGCTGAATCGGTGAAATTCCGATACCGACAGTAAAGTCTGGATAAAGAAGATAGAGCTTATTTGGCATCCGTGTGTACAAATGACTCTAACTCTATTTTCCCCTGCGAAAATAGAGTTTTTTTGTTTGTGTTTGCATTGCTAAATAGTTCGCTGAAGAGGAATCCCAACAGGAGGATTTCAACATGAAGAACACCCGAGTACAAAAAATGGTTGCAGTCGCATTATTTGCTGCAATCGGATTGGTTTTGCAACTTTTTTCATTTCCAATCATGCCAGCGTTTAATTTCTTGAAAATCGATTTTAGTGATATCCCAGTATTGATCAGTATGTTTTTATTTGGACCATTCGCAGGAATCGTTACAGCATTTTTGCGTTCGCTCTTACATTTGATCACGACCGGTTTTAGTCCAGCGAATCTAGTCGGCGACGTAGCTAGTTTCTTTTCAACAACAGTTTTCACTTTACCGATCTACTACATTTTCCAAAGAAACAGAATGAAAAAAGGAAAAAATCAAATTTTGGGAGTAATCGCTGGAACACTTTCATTGACTATTTTCATGAGTATTGCGAACTATTTTGTGATCACACCACTTTATTTACTATTTTTTGGGTTGTCAGCGGATCAAATGTTAAATACAACGATGGCTAATTATATTGCAATCGGTATTGTACCATTCAACCTGATAAAAGGTTTCCTAGTAAGTGTTGCATTCCTAGTCTTACACGCAAAATTACTACCTTGGTTAAGTAGAAAACAACACCAACTAGAAAAACGCCAGAGTATGGCAAAATAAAAAGTAAGAAACTCTTCCAAAAGATACTTTACATCTTACGCTAGAATATACAAGTAAACTTGAAAGTGGCAGTTGCTGCTTTCAAGTTTTTTTTGCTAAAAAAGTTATCAAGTTATTTATAAAGAATATAAACAAGTATATTTTGATACAAAAAATAAGATACATAGGAGAATTTATGGCTCTTTGTCAATAAGGACTGATGAGTGCAATCAAGTGAAATCCGGAAGAAGAAGTGAACACTTCTTCTCCGGATTTTCTTCGTTATTTGACGTGAATGACTTGATTCGTCAAAAAGATTCGGATGCGCATGTTCTCAAATGATTTAAAGCCATAAGACACTCGTTTGAGTGTTTTGATGTGGGTGTTTTTTGCTTCAATTTTCCCATTAGAGTAAGGATAAATCAAAGAATGACGAATCCCTTCTTCATAGCTCAGAAGATTTTGTAGTTTTAGCCGAAATTCTTTATCTAATGTTTCTGGTAACTGATGCAAGAGAGTGAAAAATGACTCGTGGTCTTTGTCACGAAAGGCATCCGCTAGTTCATGGAACGCTTGATAGGCGACTTTCAAGGCAGTTGAAGCACTTAATAAACGGTCAAGCACCATGGCTTCTGTCAGGTAAGGATACTTTGGGGCACGAAAGCTACGCCAAGTTTTATATTCTGTGTGGTTGATATTCTTCCGATTTTTGGTGAGTAAGCGCCAATGGCTTTTTAATTTCCTTGGCATTGTCCGATTGCCCGAAGCAATCAGGCGTTTCATTTCACGGACACGAAAATCTTGGAACGCTTGATTCATGTGTTTGATCACATGAAAACGATCAATGACCAGTTTGGCATGAGGAAATACTTTTTTTGTTAGTTGAAAATACGCCGCATTCATATCAGTAACTAAATAGTCGACGTCAGATGGATTCACACATGTCTGGAAATAAGTGGTCAACCGAGACAATTTTCGAGTGGGTAAGATATCAACTAATTGCCCGGTTTCCCCATCGGCACAAATAAAACTCATCTTATCTTCTGAGGATACATGGGAACGAAATTCATCGACCATCAATACTTTGGGCAGGTGGCGCTTGGCTTGTTTTGGTAAATAGGTTTTTAACGACTTCAAAATACGCGTCACCGTTGGAATAGACACCTGGCAATGCTTTGCGATAAAAGATAAGGAGACCTTTTCGGTGAGTAAAGCAATGATTTTCATTTTTACATGCTCGGCAATCGAATGATTTGGCCGAACAAAATAGCTTTGGGCTGTCCAATGGGTATGGCAGTTTCTACAGTGATAACGTTGTTTCTTCAGCCGCATGATTAGCGGTAAATGGTTGAATTGATCGAAACGAATGCAGGTCATTTTCTTGCCATTTTTGACAATGACCGTTTTCCCCTTCGAATCTCTCACGGCAGAGCCACAAGTCAAACAAGCAGAAGTAGGAGGAGCTAACACTGCGTCAATAACTAAAGTATTGGTTTGATGGAACGTTTCGTAAGAAACATCTTGGATGGTTAAATATTTATCTGTTAATCGGAGCATTTTTTTGATAGAATTTTCCATAGAGCATATCGTCCTCTCAGTTGTTTATTTTGTGGTGATTTAATCATACTAGAGAACGATATGTTTTTTAATACCCAAAAAGAAAAAGTGGACTGACGAATCAGAATTGATTCATCAGTCCACTTTATTATAGAGCCGAATTTATTGTAGTTATCATCTATTTTCTAAAGTTTTTCTTAATATTTTTATATGAAAAAAAATTCAATAACTGACATTGTGTAAGCGTTTTATAAATCGTGTCTGAGTATTTTTTGGGTTTTTGTATAAAAATGTATTTTATACGTTTTTATGTGAAATCCTTCTCTTTTTGTTTGTTAAATGGACAAGATATAACACCGGACGAAAACGCTACAATTAGTACGAGTAAAGCATTTCAACTATTTTAACAAAGGAGGGGCAAAAAACGAGGGTTTTGAATAAAACTTCTCAAATCTACTAGTTATTATTTTTGTTCTTATCATCTTTTTGATAAAATAACGATGTATTACTGATTTTTTGAAACGAGAAAGGAAGAAGAAAATGGAACAAACAACGAAGAAGAAATTTCAAATGCCTTCAGCGTATTCGGTCTTATTCATTATTATTGCCATCATCGCTGTGCTAACATGGTTCATCCCAGCTGGACATTACAGTGTGGATGAAGCAGGAAGAATTATCGCGGGATCTTATGAAAGAGTCCCACAAAATCCACAAGGACTTTGGGATATCTTTATGGCTCCGGTCAACGGAATGTTAGGTGTGCCAGCTGGTGAATTAACAAAAGAAACCCCTGCGGCAATTCCAATTTCATTCTTTATCTTGATTGTCGGTGGCTTCCTAGGAATCATCAATAAAACCGGCGCTTTAGATGCTGGGATCGCAAGTGTTGTCAAACGCTTCAAAGGAAAAGAAAAAATGTTGATCCCTGTTTTGATGCTATTATTCGCTTTAGGTGGATCAACTTATGGAATGGCAGAAGAAACAATTCCATTTTATGCATTATTGATCCCTGTAATGATGGCAGTTGGTTTTGATACTGTTACAGCGGTCGCTATCGTATTAGTTGGTTCTCAAGTCGGCTGTTTGGCATCGACAGTTAACCCATTTGCAACTGGGGTAGCTTCACAAGCAGTTGGTATTTCAATGGGTGAAGGAATCGGTTTACGTTTCTTCATGTTTGTTGTCTTACTAGCAATCTCGATTATTTACGTTTACCGTTATGCTTCGAAAATAGAAAAAGATCCAACCAAATCTTTAGTCTACGACCAACGTAAAGAAGACATGAAACATTTTGATATTGAAGCAATCAACCGTCAAGAAATGATCACGAAGAAACAAAAACATGTAAATGTTTTGTTCTTCCTTACTTTTGGTATCATGATCATTAGTTTGATTCCATGGACAACATTGAACGAAAACTTCACGATTTTTGAATCATTGACAAACTGGATCACTGGTCTGCCAGTAGTTGGTACTGTATTAGGTAAAAACATGTTGCCTTTAGGTGACTGGTACTTCCCTGAAATCACTATGTTATTCTTAGTGATGTCAATCGTTGTAGCGATCACTTACGGTATGAAAGAATCTGATTTTGTTAAAGAATTTTTAGCAGGAGCTTCAGACTTGATCGGTGTAGCGATCGTTGTAGCTGTTGCTCGTGGTATCCAAGTAGTAATGAATAACGGGTTGATCACTGATACGATCCTACATTGGGGAGAACAAGGATTAAGCTCATTGTCATCAAGCGTCTTCTTGATTCTGACATTTATCTTCTACATCCCTATGTCATTCTTGATTCCATCAACTTCAGGCTTAGCAGCTGCGACAATGGGTATCATGGGACCAATGGGAGAATTTGCTGGTGTTGGTAAAGATCTAGTTATCACTGCATATCAATCAGCATCTGGTTTAGTTAACTTGATCACGCCAACTTCTGCTATCGTAATGGGTGCGATCGCGATCGCTCGCTTTGATATCTCAATCTGGTGGAAATTCACTGGAAAACTGATTGCTATTTTATTCGTTGCAATCTGTGTGATCTTGGGCGTAGCAGCAATGTTCTAATCCTAGACAAATAGCAAAGAAAGTTCTATGATAAATAATGAACAATAGTTATGGTTGGATAAAATGATACGAACACTTTATTCGACCTACACGATGTATCACTTATAGGTAAGCGATCGTCGATAGAAATAAGGCCTTTGAAAAAACGAGTGATCCTGTTGATGAAATGGTGACAGAAACGCTCAGCTCTAAGAAATAAGCGACAAAACCCGAAACTAGATTTTTGGGTTTTTGTCGCTTATTTCCGAAGGAGTGAGCTTTTACACATCTAGGTTTTTGGATAACTGATGTCACAATGATTCTAACAAGAGAGTATCGGAACAAAGCAGTATTTTCTAGCGTCATCTTTTTTAAAATAATGAGGAGGCAAAGTTGATGAAACAATTTGTAACAGAACAACATCATGAACAAGCATTAGAATCATTAAGTGAATTGATCAGAATTCCATCTGTATTAGATGAGTCTGATTCTGGAGAAGGACATCCTTTTGGGAAAAAAGTAGTCGAAGCATTAGATAAAGTGTTGGAAATCAGTGAAGGCTTAGGTTTCAAAACATTTAAAGACCCTGAAGGCTACTATGGTTATGCTGAAGTAGGTTCAGGTGATGAATTATTTGGAATCTTATGCCATATGGACGTAGTTCCTGCGGGCGATGAAAAAAACTGGGAATCTAAACCTTTTGATCCAACAATCAAAGAGGGTTGGTTAGTCGGCCGTGGCTCACAAGATGATAAAGGCCCGTCAATTGCTGCAATGTACGCGGTAAAAGCATTGATGGATGCTGGAGTAGAATTTAATACACGCATTCGGTTTATCTTCGGAACGGATGAAGAAAATCTTTGGCGTTGTTTAGATAAATACAATGAAAAAGAAGAAGGCATCACTCAAGGTTTTGCACCAGATGCAGAATTTCCATTGATCTATGCAGAAAAAGGCTTATTGCAAGCTTACTTGACAGGTCCTGGAACAAACGAATTCAGTGTGAATGCA from Enterococcus sp. DIV1094 includes these protein-coding regions:
- a CDS encoding cell division site-positioning protein MapZ family protein; the protein is MIKKCPKCGSEEIKDQTKCPKCDFEPQQDELTQLPESDDNQSSDETSEEVYPDSIVNDPIEWSELKDLPLESVMELFDSTDTSNESKDEPTDKKETTHLDEKKADADSVATSEQIEKAQQKKRVAELKEAVNSEEENSILAAYIKAHREDTTEEHAKELLRMIETAAATGEDSVDIRLSEDTSDQVVPEKSQADATKELPVEETTEEETIIEDKAVEDSSTSTVEKVDVTTNIEENDPVSTEEPTEEEISKVESTEAELTDAPQTIESPETTEAVETPAEQPIVEKQEASSASIKNEESPNDRGPKKSKKGLYLTSAAVLLLGAGGWFYYDHQQKVQAEIAAETQRKQDKIADLQSDLSAFYLDDDEQFIRTSMINQDLSKLRASLNEVKDEKGYEELENNFEDIQSKIKQIQTVNEWFTTPVIEDDQLIAEPKLKADQAVQTIDTEDTAFGQLIDKAVAEATDQYQQLQTAKEKTAVVYADGKVKDSATKEQYDSAKAEVAKVKNAELVKELVTQLDKVNETLTKKEEAKKAEEAKKAEEARKAEEAKQAQAQAEAQEQADAAAQQQTESTQTTPATNAANRPIMETRASDVADASNPAWNWAPGVKEQVIATSIARGYIVEGGYRLEKARIENGEGYYNLYATSTKSSLMNGIGESALPFYIVTINCKTGWFGGNGSN
- a CDS encoding CvfB family protein; protein product: MNELLANVFTAMVIDENEKNYFVQKNGQTFRLSKEEGEHTIGEAVEGFGYQNQKQENRFTTVIPKSRIGHYAFGTVTSSRKDLGVFVDIGLPDKDFVVSLDELPTMTELWPKKGDQLMIALRVDAKDRIWGSLAEERIFKSLSKHGSEELKNKNISGTAYRLKLTGTYLLTDDFYIGFIHPSERFREPRLGEKLEGRVVGARPDGVLNISLKPRAHETISDDAQMILTILERSADQQIAFTDKSDPEEILRAFGISKGAFKRALGNLLKQGLIKQEDGVTKLAKKSN
- a CDS encoding Fur family transcriptional regulator, which encodes MGMNTMSVMKKTKQQLHESGFKLTPQREATLLVLLENEKEHLSAEEVFFLVKKKNSEIGLATVYRTLEILTDLKIIDKVSFNDGVARYDLRKEGAKHFHHHLLCLECGTIEEVEEDLLSEVEQVIEQRYHFFVKDHRLTFHGICQECYNKKKERKTV
- the xerD gene encoding site-specific tyrosine recombinase XerD, whose product is MEEEINEYLRYLSIERGLSFNTRKSYERDLNQYLRYLKEHDITSWQKIDRFIVIQYLETLHEENKASATITRMITSLRKFHQFLRQERYTEQDPMQHIETPKKAQKLPNTLSLKEVERLIETPDITKSLGIRDRAILEVMYATGMRVSELVGLKLGDLHLSLGLVQTLGKGDKERIIPLGDYAIQWLERYLDEVRPLLVKNPSEMHVFLNHHGSGLSRQGIWKNLKQLVREAGIFKEVTPHTLRHSFATHLLENGADLRTVQELLGHADISTTQIYTHITKKRMTDVYKQHFPRA
- a CDS encoding GNAT family N-acetyltransferase — encoded protein: MLTHYRKENRKIAMGLLSFHKKLNAESSLLKEIDTYESAEDHELFFYTPEDSTNIQGIIGVQWNEKDQMTIHDISLNPSYRGENIGFQMLNELQEKYPDVLIHPTDITEAYLSRWINEGKSE
- a CDS encoding segregation/condensation protein A is translated as MNDVTEINIKLDVFEGPLDLLLHLIQDMSIDIYDIPIATITEQYMNYIHTMKTLELAVAGEYLVMAATLMAIKSKTLLPIQEAFNDEEEFWEEDPREELVNQLLEYRKFKYAAEKLTEKAEERSLYFTKEPSAIDELLGQEKPLKRGQVKKIDLFQAMQKILERKKFAQKEEKTIAPDDATIEERMTFIQQRIISLKSGCSFESFFETPSRNEVVTTFLAILELMKNGQIVAQQEKNYESIMLYPAVGDTQHDEIK
- the scpB gene encoding SMC-Scp complex subunit ScpB; translation: MTKLSELEAILFIVGEEGTTIEELSALLGHTREETAALVAELAASYEANDNTALHLFETEKQIVLTTKKELAPIVKRYAQGTSNTLSQAAVETLAIIAYKQPITRSEVELIRGVQVSGAIQRLTAHQLIEEKGRVDGPGRPILYGTTNHFLDYFGLRSLTDLPDIQDIERSLEEDAPLDLFFDGVHEGENE
- a CDS encoding pseudouridine synthase, which gives rise to MERLQKVIAHAGITSRRKAEEYILAGRVKVNGQVVKELGVKVGKHDTVEVDQVPIYQEEYGYYLLYKPKGVISAVADDKGRKVVTDLLPMVKERIYPVGRLDYDTSGILLLTNDGDFAQRLTHPKHEVDKVYVAKVKGIATKSALNPLTKGIKIEGKKTAPAKYAILSVDPHTNHSIVELTIHEGRNHQVKNMLQAVGLPVQKLKREKYGELTLQGLRPGEYRELNKKEISQLLNQSK